In Candidatus Glassbacteria bacterium, a single window of DNA contains:
- a CDS encoding Na+:solute symporter codes for MKLNMIDFIVIAAYFVLVIGVGIYFSKRAGKSMEDFFLSGRALPWWVAGTSIAAMGFAADTPFMVTELVRRNGIAGNWFLWAFAMSNLCATFLFVRFWRRAKILTELEIIEERYEGKSAGFLRGFQSVFYGIAFSALNIGFIMLAMQSFISVMLGWNEYLALGVMLGVTMIYALASGLWGIVANEVVQFGIAFFGSIFMTVVAVNAIGGLGGIETKLAAAFGSETAQSLISFVPVSAELEASKPFVESGGEFTWTLFIVYVFVIWWSSEKADGNGMFIQRIMATKNETHAFFAGVWFNIVYYGLLMWPWILVALISLADFPDLTDHKLAYPMMIEKYLPAGLRGIMFAAFLAAFMSSVDGLINWGSSYMVNDFYRRFIKKDASQRHYIWVGRIAMLFVLGAGIFVWSITDSIADAWKFMAELFSGLGAVWLARWFWWRVNAWTEISAYFLSILGCVGINLMEMGGVQFAEWQRYVYICIFSVAGWVLVTFITKPVSDEKLKSFVRRVNPGGPGWRRITVMVDQTKLAGGPPLSYNVISFVLGALSLFMFVFGLGSIFLTSAVKGVSMLGASVVLGYIIYKLEMVRQQEEKQAETANG; via the coding sequence ATGAAACTGAACATGATCGATTTCATCGTGATCGCAGCTTATTTCGTCCTGGTGATCGGAGTCGGGATTTATTTCTCCAAGCGGGCCGGCAAAAGCATGGAGGATTTCTTCCTCTCCGGCCGGGCGCTGCCCTGGTGGGTGGCCGGCACCTCGATTGCGGCGATGGGTTTCGCGGCCGACACCCCGTTCATGGTCACCGAGCTGGTGCGGCGCAACGGGATCGCCGGCAACTGGTTCCTCTGGGCGTTTGCGATGAGCAACCTGTGCGCCACTTTCCTGTTCGTGCGCTTCTGGCGAAGGGCCAAAATCCTCACCGAGCTGGAGATTATCGAGGAGCGCTACGAGGGCAAGAGCGCCGGGTTCCTGCGTGGGTTCCAGAGCGTGTTCTACGGGATTGCGTTCAGCGCGCTGAATATCGGTTTCATCATGCTGGCGATGCAGAGTTTTATCTCGGTGATGCTGGGCTGGAACGAGTACCTGGCGCTGGGCGTGATGCTGGGAGTGACCATGATCTATGCGCTGGCGTCAGGATTGTGGGGTATCGTGGCCAACGAGGTGGTCCAGTTCGGGATCGCTTTCTTCGGCTCGATCTTCATGACGGTCGTGGCGGTGAACGCGATCGGCGGGCTGGGCGGGATCGAGACCAAGCTGGCAGCAGCGTTCGGCAGTGAAACCGCACAGAGCCTGATCAGTTTCGTGCCGGTCAGCGCTGAACTGGAAGCGTCCAAGCCGTTTGTCGAAAGCGGCGGAGAGTTCACCTGGACGCTGTTTATCGTCTATGTCTTCGTGATCTGGTGGAGCAGCGAGAAAGCCGACGGCAACGGGATGTTCATCCAGCGGATCATGGCCACCAAGAACGAGACGCACGCTTTTTTCGCCGGGGTCTGGTTCAACATAGTCTATTACGGCCTGCTGATGTGGCCGTGGATCCTGGTGGCGCTGATCAGCCTGGCCGATTTCCCCGACCTGACCGACCATAAGCTTGCCTACCCGATGATGATCGAGAAATACCTCCCCGCCGGCCTGCGGGGAATCATGTTCGCCGCGTTCCTGGCCGCGTTCATGAGCAGCGTCGACGGTCTGATCAACTGGGGTTCGAGTTACATGGTCAACGATTTCTACAGGCGGTTTATCAAGAAAGACGCCAGCCAGCGGCACTATATCTGGGTGGGACGGATTGCGATGCTGTTCGTGCTGGGCGCCGGGATCTTCGTCTGGAGCATCACCGATTCCATCGCCGATGCGTGGAAATTCATGGCCGAACTGTTCAGCGGGCTGGGGGCGGTGTGGCTGGCGCGCTGGTTCTGGTGGCGAGTCAACGCCTGGACCGAGATCAGCGCCTACTTCCTCTCGATACTCGGCTGCGTGGGTATCAACCTGATGGAGATGGGCGGAGTGCAGTTCGCGGAGTGGCAGCGCTACGTCTATATCTGTATCTTCAGCGTTGCCGGCTGGGTGCTGGTAACGTTCATTACCAAGCCGGTGAGCGATGAGAAGCTCAAGAGTTTCGTCCGGCGAGTCAACCCCGGCGGCCCGGGCTGGCGGCGGATCACCGTGATGGTTGACCAGACCAAGCTGGCCGGCGGGCCGCCGCTGAGCTACAACGTAATATCGTTCGTACTGGGCGCGCTCTCGCTGTTCATGT